In Microbacterium sp. ABRD28, the genomic stretch AGGTGCACCGCCCCGAGATGACCCGCGGGCAGCGGCGCCGAGCCGCCGCCGAGCTGCTGGACATCGTCAAGGTCGGCGCGCAGCGGCGACGCTCGTTCCCGCACGAACTCTCGGGCGGCATGCGCCAGCGCGTGATGATCGCGATGGCTCTCGCCCTCCGGCCTCAGCTGATGATCATGGATGAGCCGACGACGGCGCTGGACGTGCTGGTCCAGCGCGAGATCCTCCGCCAGATCTCGGCGCTCCGCCACGAGTTCGGCTTCTCGGTGATCTTCATCACCCACGACCTCCCCCTTCTGCTCGAGATCAGCGACCGCATCGCGATCATGCGCGAGGGGCGCATCGTGGAGCTCGCCACCGCCGAGCGGATCTGGACCGATCCGCAGGACGAGTACACCCGGACGCTCCTGGGCTCCTTCCCCCGGCTCACCGGCGAGCGGGGGGTGGTGCGGCGATGACCGTCCTCGAATTCGACGCCGTCACCAAGCGCTACGCCGTGCGCGGCGCCGGGCAGATCACCGCCCTGGACGATGTCAGCTTCCGGCTGAAGTCGGGCCGGACGATCGGCCTGGTCGGCCAATCCGGAAGCGGCAAGTCGACGATCGCGAAGATCCTCACCCAGCTCGAGACGCCGACGAGCGGCGAGGTGCGCCTGGACGGGCGGCCGATCCCGCGCCGCGGACGCGCGCTTCGCGCGTATCGTCAACAGCTGCGCATGGTGTTCCAGGACCCCTTCGCCTCCCTGAACCCCTACCACTCCATCCGCTACCACCTCCAGCGGCCGCTGCGCCTGCACGACGTCGTGCCCGCCGGTGAGGTCGACAGCGAGGTGCGCCGCCTGCTGGATCGGGTGCGGCTGGACCCGGATGCCGTCATCGACCGGCGCCCGCACGAGCTCTCGGGGGGTCAGCGTCAGCGCGTCGCCATCGCCCGCGCGCTGGCGTCGCGCCCGAAGCTGCTCGTCGCCGACGAACCCGTCTCGATGCTCGATGTCTCCATCCGCCTCGGCGTGCTGAACCTCCTCGCCGACCTCCAGCGCGAGGAGGGGCTCGGCGTGCTCTACATCACGCACGACCTGGCCACGGCACGCCACTTCAGCGACGAGATCCTCGTCCTCAACCACGGACGCGTCGTCGAGCGGGGCGCCGCCGACGAGGTCATCCTGCGCCCGCAGCATCCGTACACACGCGAGCTGCTGGCGGCTTCCCCTGATCCCGACACCTTCTTCGGTGTGGCATCCGGCATCCATGGAGGTGCGCAATGACCGCGGTCCAGCCTCAGATCCCGACCGACGCGGGTGAGCCCGCAGGCGATTCCGCCGCCGATGCGGTGACCCAGGGCACCACGGCGACCGTCGCCGAGGCCTCCGGGCCGCGGATCCCCTGGCGCTTCCTCGGCGGACGGGCCGTCTTCTACCTGTTCACCCTGTGGGCGGCGATCACGATCAACTTCTTCCTGCCGCGCCTGATGAAAGGCGATGCGGTCACCCAGTACCTCGCCCGCAACCGCAACATCAGCCCGGAAGCCGCGGAGGCCCTCCGCTCGCTGCTGGGGCTGGACACCGACAAGAGCCTGTGGCAGCAGTACCTCGACTACTGGGGCCTTCTGCTGCGGGGCGACCTGGGGGTCTCGCTCCTCCACGGGCTCCGACCGGTGACGGAGGTCATCGGTCAGGCCCTCCCCTGGACGATCGGGCTCGTCGGATTCGCCACGATCATCTCGTTCGCGATCGGGACGATCGGCGGCGCGATCGTGGGCTGGCGCCGGGGCAGCCGGATGGACGGCCTCATCCCGATCACCACGTTCCTCAGCACCATCCCGTACTTCTGGCTGGGACTGCTGGCGATCGCCGTCTTCTCGGTGAATCTCGGCTGGTTCCCGATCGGCAAGGCCTACGGCGTCGGGATCTCACCCGAGTGGTCGCCGGAATTCATCGGCCAGGTCATCCACCATGGGACCCTGCCGGCCGTCACGATCATCATCGCCTCGCTGGGCGGATGGATGCTCGGCATGCGCAACATGATGCTGACCGTCCTCGACGAGGACTACATCACCGTCGCACAGGCGAAGGGCATGACGAACCGCCGCGTGCTGTGGGGCTACGCGGCGCGCAACGCCGTGCTGCCGCAGGTGCAGAGCTTCGCGCTGTCGATCGGCTTCATCGTCGGCGGCACCATCGTCATGGAGATGGTCTTCAGCTACCCGGGGGTCGGCAAGCTGCTGCTGGATGCGACCAACGCCAAGGACTACGCCCTCATGCAAGGGGTCTTCCTCGTGCTCACGATCTCGGTCCTGCTGGCCAACCTGCTCGCCGACCTCGCCTACGCATTCCTCGACCCGCGCACGCGCCAGACGGAGGCCTGAACAATGGATGCTCCCGACAACCGCCCCGCGGCGGCAGAGCCGACCTTCGGCTCCAAGCTCGCCTCGGCCTTCGCGATGTTCCGCAATCGGAAATCGATCGCGGGCCTGGCGATCCTCGGCTTCTTCGTGCTGGTCGCCGTCTTCGCCGACGTGCTCGCGCCCTACTCCCCCACCGCCGTCGACAACAGTGCGCGGTTCCAGCCCCCGTCGGCGGAGCACTGGCTGGGAACGACCCACATCGGTGAGGACGTCCTCAGCCAGGTCATCCACGGGACGCGCGGCGTCATCGTGGTCGGCTTCCTGGCAGCGCTCATGGCCACGCTCATCGCCGTCATCATCGGCGTCATCGCCGGTTACGTCCGCGGATGGCGGAGCGAAAGCCTGTCCGCCCTGACCAACGTCTTCCTGGTGATCCCGGGCCTTCCCCTCATCATCATCGTCGCCTCGATGTTCGACGACCCCCCGCTGGCGGTGATCGCCGCCGTCCTCGGCATCACGGGATGGGCGTGGGGCGCCCGCGTCCTGCGCGCCCAGACGATGTCGCTGCGCAATCGCGACTTCATCCAGGCGGCACGGGCGAACGGCGAGCCGCTGCGTCGCATCATCACCGTCGAGATGCTGCCGAACCTCATGGCGCTCATCGCCGCGAGCTTCGTCGGCACCGTCACCGCCGCGATCCTCGCCCTGACCACGCTGTCCTACATCGGGGTCATCCCGGTGACGACGTACAACTGGGGCACGATCCTCAACTGGGCGTCCGCGCAGGGAGCCTTCCGGCAGAACCAGTGGTGGTGGTACCTGCCGCCCGGGCTGTGCATCGCCGCCATCGGCGTCGCGCTCTCGCTGATCAACTTCGGCATCGACGAGTACGTCAACCCCCGGCTCCGCTCGGCGGGCGAGCGCGCCCGTGCGATGAAGAAGAAGGGCATGAACGTCAACGACACCGTGACGGTCGT encodes the following:
- a CDS encoding ABC transporter ATP-binding protein; translation: MSDTLLSVRDFSVVYDVDPPVRAVSDITLELRRGEILGLAGESGCGKTTLAYGVQRLLKPPAVITDGTVVFHDVSGEDIDVNHLGAEEMRRFRWDKISMVFQGAMNSLNPVATVGSQLEDVFEVHRPEMTRGQRRRAAAELLDIVKVGAQRRRSFPHELSGGMRQRVMIAMALALRPQLMIMDEPTTALDVLVQREILRQISALRHEFGFSVIFITHDLPLLLEISDRIAIMREGRIVELATAERIWTDPQDEYTRTLLGSFPRLTGERGVVRR
- a CDS encoding ATP-binding cassette domain-containing protein; amino-acid sequence: MTVLEFDAVTKRYAVRGAGQITALDDVSFRLKSGRTIGLVGQSGSGKSTIAKILTQLETPTSGEVRLDGRPIPRRGRALRAYRQQLRMVFQDPFASLNPYHSIRYHLQRPLRLHDVVPAGEVDSEVRRLLDRVRLDPDAVIDRRPHELSGGQRQRVAIARALASRPKLLVADEPVSMLDVSIRLGVLNLLADLQREEGLGVLYITHDLATARHFSDEILVLNHGRVVERGAADEVILRPQHPYTRELLAASPDPDTFFGVASGIHGGAQ
- a CDS encoding ABC transporter permease, coding for MTAVQPQIPTDAGEPAGDSAADAVTQGTTATVAEASGPRIPWRFLGGRAVFYLFTLWAAITINFFLPRLMKGDAVTQYLARNRNISPEAAEALRSLLGLDTDKSLWQQYLDYWGLLLRGDLGVSLLHGLRPVTEVIGQALPWTIGLVGFATIISFAIGTIGGAIVGWRRGSRMDGLIPITTFLSTIPYFWLGLLAIAVFSVNLGWFPIGKAYGVGISPEWSPEFIGQVIHHGTLPAVTIIIASLGGWMLGMRNMMLTVLDEDYITVAQAKGMTNRRVLWGYAARNAVLPQVQSFALSIGFIVGGTIVMEMVFSYPGVGKLLLDATNAKDYALMQGVFLVLTISVLLANLLADLAYAFLDPRTRQTEA
- a CDS encoding ABC transporter permease; amino-acid sequence: MDAPDNRPAAAEPTFGSKLASAFAMFRNRKSIAGLAILGFFVLVAVFADVLAPYSPTAVDNSARFQPPSAEHWLGTTHIGEDVLSQVIHGTRGVIVVGFLAALMATLIAVIIGVIAGYVRGWRSESLSALTNVFLVIPGLPLIIIVASMFDDPPLAVIAAVLGITGWAWGARVLRAQTMSLRNRDFIQAARANGEPLRRIITVEMLPNLMALIAASFVGTVTAAILALTTLSYIGVIPVTTYNWGTILNWASAQGAFRQNQWWWYLPPGLCIAAIGVALSLINFGIDEYVNPRLRSAGERARAMKKKGMNVNDTVTVVRSASAQPGTRPAHASVPASATVPASTTEENP